CGCACATATACATACAATTATTATGCATAACAGGAGGGTTTTGGGGATAGCTCTACTACTACTCTTCCTCACCCAAACAGTTTCTGCCGAAGAGTTTCTTGTGGGGCATGTTGAAACCTTCACAACACCAGACTCTGACCTTTCCGTTCTGGAAAAGTTTATAGAGAGTGCAAATACCAGCCTTTATGTAAACGTTTATACCTTCACCAGTTATAAGATTGCCTCATTTCTACTTAAGGATATAAAGAATGGAGTCAGTGTATATATTATTGTTGAGGGTTCTCCGGTGGGCGGAATAAAAGTGGATGAGAAGAATATAATCAGCGAGTTAAAAAAGAGAGGTGCAAGGGTATATCTCTTCAACACAAAAAAGCTGAGATACAATCATGCAAAATATGCCGTGGCTGACAACACCACCCTTCTCGTGGTGACTGAGAACTTCGGGCAGAGTGCTTTCCTCTCCCTCCAGAAAAGGGAACAGGGGCTGGGGCGCAGTTATTTACGATAAAAAGATGGCTGAAAATCTTGCAAACCTGTTTTTCAGTGACCTGAAGTTTTCACAGCCCTACAAAGCTCATGAAACATATTATTTCAAATCTGGCAGTGCAGAAAAGAAAAGTCTGAATAGGCAGGTTTATAATGGTATCTTCATTGTTAAAACCGCAGTCGCACCTGAGAATGCTCTCAACGAAACCCTTGAGCTTATTAATTCTGCCAACAGAAGCCTGTATGTCGAGCAGTTCTATGCTTATAAATACTTCGGTAGAGCCAATAAAGGCAGCGTAAAAGAAACGCCAAATTTATTTCTGAAAGCCTGCCTTGAGGCTGCCAGACGGGGAGTAGACGTAAAGATTATTCTTGACTCAACCTGGTACAACACTGAAAGAGAAAATCCCATGAGCAATTTTTATACTGTTGAATATCTCAACAGAGTTGCACATAGAGAGAATCTGAACCTTCAGGCAAAGCTGGGTTGCTTCAGCGATGGCATAAAGAAATACCATGTCAAAGGTCTTGTTGTGGATAATAAAGCTGTCATGCTGGGAAGTATGAACTGGAATCTCAACTCACCTACAAGAAATAGAGAGGTAGATTTGATTATATATGGAAAGCCAGCCGGGTATTTCAGTAAAGCTTTTATGCATGACTGGAAACTCTGCTCTGAGAAGAAAAAGAAGAAAAGAGAGGTCAACTACAGCTACATAATAGCAGGCTCCATTATTATTTTCATATTTATATTCAGAAAAAGGATTAAGAGGCAGAGTTAGTATTTCATGTGAAATTTTTTCTAGCCAAGAGAAATAACACTGAGAGAAAAACCCTATGCTCTAACTCTAGGGTTAAATTTATAAAGGGTGAACACATTAAAAAAAGAGAAAGAGGCATCAAAACAAAGTAGGTGAAGCATGGCGATTTGTGAAGTTTGTGGACTACCTGAAGATTTGTGTATATGTGAAGAAATTGCGAGAGAATCGCAGAAAATAACCATATCAGTTAATAGACGTAAGTTTGGTAAGTCAATGACAGTGGTTGAAGGTATCAATGAGAAGTCTATTGATATAAATGACCTGGCCAAAAAGCTCAAGGGCGAACTTGCCTGTGGCGGCACAGTAAAGGATGGAAGAATAGAGCTCCAGGGCGACCATAGAAACAGGGTTAAAGATATTCTGATAAAGTCCGGTTACTCTGAGAACCTGATGGAAGTAAGATGAAAGAAAAGAAAGCTCTTGTGGAGGCAGCTCTTTTTATTTCCTCTGAACCTATACAACTTGATAAACTCAGTGAGATATCTGGATTTGATTTTGAGGAAGTGAAGGCAACCATAAAAGAGTTAAAGGAAAGCTATTCCAGAATTGGCAGCGTTATTGAGATAAACGAGGTGGAAGAGGATAGCTATCTGATGCAGGTTAAGGATACTCTGTCAGGTGCCCTCGTAGAACTGCTCAGACCTGTTCTTCCCAATGAAGTTCTCAAAACCCTCTCCTACACCGCCCTTAAACAACCTGTACTCCAGTCTGAAGTTATAAAAGCCAGAGGAGAAAAAGCATATGCCCATATCAGGCTTCTGGTTAACAAGGAGTTTATAGATGCAGAGCCAAAGGGAAGAACAAAACTCCTTACCACCACAGAAAAATTTTCATCATATTTCGGATTGAGCAGAGATATTTCTGAAATTAAAAAAGTACTTGGAAGAATGCTCAACGACTAATCCCTGCGTTTTATTTCATATATATCACTAATAAGTTCCTTGTTCTTTCTTTTTATTTCCTTAACTTCATCCTCTACTGACATTAATCTCTTAAAGTAATATCCATCTAGCGCAAGAAGTACAAGTGTAATTATATAAAGGAGTATAAGAGTTTGACTCATAGTATAGTTGTTTCTAATTTTTAGATATATATAGGTTGTGAATGTAATGCTAAAATTACACCTCAGCTTAAAGGTTAAAAATCCACGCCCTTCTTTGCCACTATGCCTCTATCATAGGGATGTTTTACATACCTCATCTCTGTAACCAGGTCAGCTCTTTCGATAAATTCTCTGGGTGCCCTTCTCCCTGTAAGCACAACAACAGTTTCTTCAGGTGCCCTGTCAATAACCTCAAGTACCTTTCTCCTGTCCACAATGCCAAAAGCTGCAGCAAGATTCACCTCATCCAGAACAAGAACCCTTGGTTTTTTCTCAAGAGCTTTTTCAGCCTGTTTTAATGCCTCTTCCGCAAGCCTGTAGCACTCTGCATCAGGATTTATAAGATTAACAAACTCTTCCCTGCCAAACTGGTATATCTCATAAAGCGGAGAAAGCTTCTCCTTAATTTTATATTCTCCGATATCCTTCCTACCCTTCAGAAACTGAATAATAACTGCCCTGTACCCATGACCAACTGCCCTTACAGCCAGACCTATGGCATTGGTGGTCTTTCCCTCACCTTCACCAGTGTAAAGATAAACAAGAGACATGTCAAACAATACACTCCCTTGTTGGACACCCACCTGAATATTCTGAACCAGCTCTGACATGTTCTTCGCCAATATACAGAACCTGCTTTTCCCTGCTGCCATAGCGATAAACTGTTATTCCCTTGCATCCAAGCCTATAAGCAAGCCAGAAGGCATTCCTCACATCTTCAAGGCCAGCAGTCGAAGGCATATTTATTGTCTTTGAAACTGCATTGTCCACATACTTCTGGAAAGCTGCCTGCATCCTCACATGGAATTCATAAGGAATATCTAAAGCTGTAACAAAAACTCTCTTAATATCTTCTGGAATTTCTGCAATTCCCTGAATAGAACCAGTTTTTGCAATCTTTAGCATGAGCTCTTTTGAATAGAAACCTCTCTCTCTGGCTACCTTTTCAAAAACAGGATTAACTTCAAGAAGCTTTGTGCCCTCCAGAACATCTCTCACAAAGGAAACAGCAAAAAGAGGCTCAATACCTGAAGTTGTGCCTGCTATAATACTTATAGTTCCTGTCGGCGCAATTGTTGTTACTGTGGCATTTCTCAGGGCATCATATTTGGAGGCATAAATACTGACTTCAAAATTGGGAAAGCTTCCCCTGCTGAGAGCAATCCTTCTCGACTCTTCTCTTGCCTCCTCAGATATAAAACACATAATTTTTTCAGCAGTATCAAGAGCTTCCTGCGAATCATAGGGAATCCCGAGAATCAGGAGAAGCTCGGCAAAGCCCATCACCCCAAGGCCTATCTTGCGGTTAGCCTTTGTCATGTCCTCAATCTCCTTCAGTGGATACATATTGACATCTATTACATTGTCAAGAAAATGCACTCCAAGCCTTGTGAGACTGCCCAGAAGCTCCCAGTCAATCTCACCCTTTACAACCTTTGAGAGATTTATGGAACCCAGGTTGCAGGATTCATAAGGCAGAAGAGGCACCTCGCCACAGTTATGAACCACTATGCCACTGGCTATAAAGGAGTGATACTCCGGCTCTTTAAGGTCGTAAACATCTTCTTCTCCACTCTCCTCTATTGAGACTACTTCATCCTCAAATGAGTCGGCATAGAAGCTACCTATCCTGTCAGGCATTCTTTCAAGAAAGGCTTTCTGTTTTTTTCCCGGTAAAAATCCAATTTTCCCGGCAAATCTCCCTGTGCTCTCTCGAGTTATAACCAGCTCATAGCAGTGGTTCTTTCCGCTCCTGTAGAGCATGTCCTCTCCGTTTGCAGTAGTATAATCGAATGGTTTTGAAAAGCTGTGTCTGCGAGTATATCCTCTGGATTTTATTCCAAAATTTAGAAGAAGCAACTGAACCTGCTTCAACAGACGTTCGGATGCAGATGTAAGCCAAATCTTACCATTATTCTTTCCAGTACCTATT
The archaeon BMS3Bbin15 DNA segment above includes these coding regions:
- a CDS encoding cardiolipin synthetase, which produces MAENLANLFFSDLKFSQPYKAHETYYFKSGSAEKKSLNRQVYNGIFIVKTAVAPENALNETLELINSANRSLYVEQFYAYKYFGRANKGSVKETPNLFLKACLEAARRGVDVKIILDSTWYNTERENPMSNFYTVEYLNRVAHRENLNLQAKLGCFSDGIKKYHVKGLVVDNKAVMLGSMNWNLNSPTRNREVDLIIYGKPAGYFSKAFMHDWKLCSEKKKKKREVNYSYIIAGSIIIFIFIFRKRIKRQS
- a CDS encoding translation initiation factor Sui1, encoding MAICEVCGLPEDLCICEEIARESQKITISVNRRKFGKSMTVVEGINEKSIDINDLAKKLKGELACGGTVKDGRIELQGDHRNRVKDILIKSGYSENLMEVR
- a CDS encoding segregation and condensation protein B, whose protein sequence is MKEKKALVEAALFISSEPIQLDKLSEISGFDFEEVKATIKELKESYSRIGSVIEINEVEEDSYLMQVKDTLSGALVELLRPVLPNEVLKTLSYTALKQPVLQSEVIKARGEKAYAHIRLLVNKEFIDAEPKGRTKLLTTTEKFSSYFGLSRDISEIKKVLGRMLND
- the cobO gene encoding cob(I)yrinic acid a,c-diamide adenosyltransferase, with translation MSELVQNIQVGVQQGSVLFDMSLVYLYTGEGEGKTTNAIGLAVRAVGHGYRAVIIQFLKGRKDIGEYKIKEKLSPLYEIYQFGREEFVNLINPDAECYRLAEEALKQAEKALEKKPRVLVLDEVNLAAAFGIVDRRKVLEVIDRAPEETVVVLTGRRAPREFIERADLVTEMRYVKHPYDRGIVAKKGVDF